From Coregonus clupeaformis isolate EN_2021a chromosome 2, ASM2061545v1, whole genome shotgun sequence:
cgactcatcccaaaccatctcaattgggttgaggtcgggggattgtggagaccaggtcatctgatgcagcactccatcactctccttcttggtaaaatagcccttacgcagcctggaggtttgttgggtcattctcctattgaaaaacaaatgaaagtcccactaagcccaaaacagatgggatggcatatcactgcagcaTATTGTGATAgatatgctggttaagtgtgccttgaaatctaaataaaccacagacagtgtcaccagcaaagcatccccaaaccataacacctcctcctccatgctttatggtgggaaatacacatgcagagatcatccgttcaccaacacccgcgtctcacaaagccacggcggttggaaccaaaaatctcaaatttggagacCAGGCCAAagcacacatttccaccagtctaatgtacattgcttgtgtttcttggcccaaggaagtctctcttcttattggtgtcctttagtagtggtttctttgcagtaatttgaccatgaaggcctgattcacatagtcttctctgaacagttgatgttgagatgtgtctgtcacttgaactctgtgaagcacttatttgggctgcaattctgaggcttgtaactctaatgaacttatcctctgcagcagaggtaactctgggtcttccattcctgtggcagtcctcaagaagccagtttcatcatagcgcttgatggtttttgcgactgcacttgaagaaactttgaaagttcttgaaacgttccgtattgactgaccttcatgtcttaaagtaatgatggactgtagtttctctttgcttatttgatctgttcttgccataatatggacttggtcttttaccaaatagggctatcttctgtataccctcactaccttgtcacaacaaaactgattggctcaaacgcattaagaaggatagaaattccacaaattaacttttaacaaggcacacctgttaattaaaatgcattcctggtgactatctcatgaagctggatgagataatgccaagagtgtgcaaagctgtcatcaaggcaaatggtggctatttgaagaatctcaaatattaaatatattttgatttgtttaacacttttttggttactacatgattccatatgtgttatttcatagttttgatgtcttcactattattctacaatgtaaaaaattgtagaaataaagaaaaacaccagaatgagtaggtgtgttcaaacttttcaTTGGTTGTGTATGTCTAATAgtcctttgtctcctgtttccaggccACCCCTCTCCCCCGTCTCATCTACGGCCAACCGGCGTACACGGTGGGGCGCCTCCTGAACGTTCGACCTCGGGGCAGGggattccagtacctggttgactgggagggttatggcccggaggagaggtgctgggtcccTGCTAGGGGCATCCTGGACCCAGGCCTCATCGCTGAGTTCCACCGCCGGCACCCCGGTCAACCAGGTATGCGCCCAGGTAGGACGCCAGTTGGTGTCCCTAGAGGGGTTGGGGGTACTGCAACACCCTGATCGGTTTCACCGGTCTTGTGCTTTTCTCCACCCccccaccaggtgactcccatttgtccccattatcccctgtgaatttataccagtgttttctgtttgtctgttgccagttcgtcttgtctcgtcaagcttaCCAGTGTTTTTCCCATACTCCTGTTTTCCAATGTTTTTTTGGACTCTGCTCTGGTTACTGACCTCTGCttgcccttgacctgtcatttCCTGCCCCCTGTTTTTCTAAATAAACTTTTGCtatttcgaactgtctgcatctgggtcttatcctgagccttgatagagagagtgtttgtgcatgtgtgttcatgtgtgtttgagtatgtgtatctacactgtaaaaaaatatTCTGGGGTGAATTGAAATTGTCAAAAAAATGTCATTTCAAATATTAGTTAATTTAATTTTACACAAAAATGTAAAGGTAGACTCAAtgatatgacgtagatgcagatAGTAAACAGCAGAGTGGGTACATTTCTGCCACAACTAAGAGCGCTGAAGCATGAGGCTCATCTTCTCTGCTGTTTTAGTGCCCTGGCTACTACACTGTACACAATGTGAAGCAAACCTGTGCACATGCAcagatgctgtgtgtgactgtgtgagagcaaagTGTTGCATCTCGCTCTTCTCAATATCTccagtgctgctcgtggcaatgtAATTTTGCTGAGTCTACTTTTAAGAACAAATCAAAGTTAATATGTTGCTAAAATGTTAAGTCTCTTTATGAGGGTAACCAAAGAGAGAGAACATTGAGTGATTTAATTTACTCCATTTTAATAATATTTCTCTAAACTTAATAATTTTAAGTTCTTGCAACAATGTGCCACGGGGCTCCGCttttagaggattgtgggtaattcaaAATGTTTAGACTTTCTGATTATTTTACATAATGTTTTATGTATGTTTGAAGAAAGaaaattatatttatattttagaatTAAGCAGCTTGTTGTGTCATGAGGTGTAATTGATCATGATGAATGGATAACAAAACTGTCAGGCAAATTGACGTTCAATGATGAGACCACCCATTCCCACCATCACCACTCTTCATGACAGAGGCAAATGCAACACTGCAGTTTTACCTCCAATTACCACTGGTGGATTGAGCACTGTGCTCAAGAATGCCTGACAAAGTGGGTTAAAATGACAAATGATAGAATACATTAAACAATTTTAAACATTGTGTTTGTGAAACACTAACATTTTGGGTTCACTACTCAATAATATTTTGTGTAATTGTGTTGCCTTGAAGggacagtgcagtcaaaaacgtgattttcctgtagTTTTTaatgatatttccacactataaggtcgaaataacactgaaattgtgaaaatgatgataatgccctagAATTTCAGCATGTTCTGGTGGAATTGAGTTTTTTGGCCCACagcatgacatcacaatctgatctgatttctgaccaatgaccagtcatcttttatttgtatctgtatcctcctactttgaaggggtaaGCGGACTGGTAAATCTGATCATTAGGGTAATGCAGAAGGATGACTCAGTTGTGACGCTACTGTATGCATACCTAGAATGAGAACACTAAGTTACACATTCTAGCTGTACAGAAAATAAATGATGTATAGTTTTGTTTCTATAATTTGGGTGGGAATATTTATGAACATGGAAATCATAGCATATTATGCAGTCAATGTTTTTGTTGAACTTAGATATGTACAAGATGTACAGAGAATAGAACATATCATGTTAGAGGTATACTTCAACTAAAATACAAAATGTGTATAATTTGTGTATGAGCTAGGAGAGACTGCAATTTACATTCATAGCCACATTAGCATTAGCACTAATCACAGCATTGTTAGCATGTTCTTAATCTCGGATCCACTGCCATGTTCCTAACCTTTTCACAAACATAAATGTAAGTTGAATTTAACATTACAATCACAAATATTTCCATTTTTGTGCCCTGCAGGTCTTCAGGACAACCCGTGGGTCTGTGACTGCAGGATCTCCAAGCTGATTGAGCTCTCCAAAATGTCTGACATGTCAGTGGTACTAATGGACCAGTTCCTGTCCTGCAGCGGGCCTGAGAACCTGGCTGGCGTTATGTTCCAAAGGGCGGAGCTGGACCAATGTCTCAAGCCATCCATCATGATGTCAGCCACCAAGATCACAGCCTCGTTGGGCAGCAACGTGCTCCTGCGCTGTGATGCCACGGGTTACCCCACGCCTACCCTCATCTGGACTACTTCAGATGGCTCACCTGTCAACAACACAGGTATCAACAGTGAAACAATTTATTATAAGAAAATGCATACAGTGTGTTATTCAACATGTTTATCAAAAATAGTTTTAGTTAATTAATTTGTTAAGATTTACTTATGTTCTACAGTTGATCTTTGTGATTCATTAAAATAAAGTCTACATCTTGGCAATGATTAAGTCTTTGCATTTTCATGATCTACCTATAGTTGTCCAGGAGTCTCCGGGAGAGGGTGTCCAATGGTCCATCATCAGCCTGAATGGGATCTCGTACAAAGACAACGGGGAGTACAGCTGCAAGGCTAAGAACTTCGCTGGCAATGCAGAGGCTGCCATCACCCTGTCTGTGGCAGGTTATGACGCTGCAACCATGCCCCCAGAGAGGCCCAACATAGAAGCTGGAGGGAATAACCCATCCACAACGTCCTCTGCTCCGGCAACTGGCTTCCCCAACTCCCCTAGTGCCCCGTCTACCACCACTGCCCCACCCACGACCACGCATCCAGCCGTCTTGCCACCCGTCCTCACCAAGAAGAAACCCACGCCCAGCAGCGTGCAGCAGATAGCCCCACCCAAACCATCCAAGATCCAGAAAGACAGCGACAGGAAGCTAGCGGCGGATCAGAGGAAAAATAAAGTTGCTTCCAAGTCTGTCCAAGATCTCGAGATCGTGGAAGAAACACCGGATAGCGCGGTTCTACTCTGGACGACCAACGGTTTGCAGAGCAATGCACCTCTCACCATTGTTTACTCCACTTATGATGAGGACGACGACTCCAAAAGGACAGTGGATACCGATGCCGGGAGTGGCAAAGTCCTACTCGAAGGCTTGACTTCTGGAATGAGGTACCAGGTTTGTCTGGTTGCCAAGGGAAGTGCCGCGGGGAAAGACCCCTGTATCAACTTCTTCACCCTGGACCTTGTTGAGGACGATGCTGCAAACAAGCTGCTGATGATCATCAGCGGCTTTGCCTGCGCCGTGGCTTTACCTGTCATCGGTTTGCTGGTCTACAAGATCCTCTTACTCCACTGCAAGAGCAGAGTGCCAGGTTCGGACGACGAGCTATCTAAAGACACGTATGTGAAGTTTGAGACGATATCGATGAAGCAGAGGACCTTGAACGCTAATCCCACTGAATTGTGGACCTACAGGCAGACCAAAGAGTCCCAAGAGAAGATGCTCCTCTGCTCCAGGTCCAGCATTGACTCACAAATGACATACAAGAGTGACAGTTCCAGATCGGAATTTTTGTGCTAGCATTAGATTAAGACTCTACATGACTCGAAAGTTATGACAAACTCTGGAGATCTTTTTGAGGAAAACTACAAGGTTTTGCGTGTTCAAAGCTTTATGTCAATGATTGCCAGATGAATCACTGATTGTTACAGCCTTAATTtctttgtaaaaaaaaacaacaactttgagatacagtgagctccaaaagttttgggacagtgacaactgttttgttgttttggctctgtactacagcactttggatttgaaatgatacattcactatgaggttaaagtgcagactgtcgtGAAaggtttagaaattacagcactttttgtacatagtccccccattttatgagaccaaaagtattgggacaaattcacatatatgtgtattaaagtagtcaaaagtgtattATATGGTCCCacattcctagcacacaatgattacatcaagcttgtgactctacaaaattgttggatgcatttgctggttgttttggttgtttttcagattattttgtgcccaatagaaataatgtattgtgtcattttggaatcacttttattgtaaataagaatagaatatgtttctaaatactTCTACGTTAAtctggatgctaccatgattacggatagtcctgaaacaattgtgaataatgatgagtgagaaagttacagacacacaaGTATCATAGCCGCAAGATATGCTAACCTCtgaccattacaataacaggagaggttagcatatttatgcctctgtaactttctcactcatcattattcactatTCATTAAGGatgatccgtaatcatggtagcatacacattaatgtagaagtgtttagaaacatattctattcttatttacaataaaagtgactccaaaatgacacaataccttatttaccattcatttctattgggaacaaaataatctgaaacacaaccaaataaaaaacagcaaatgcatccaacaaatgtgtagactcacaggcttgatgtagtcattgcgtgctatgaatatgggaccaaatacttaactttttactattTTAATAGTGCCACCGATAATGGCGCCTGaggggatggctgctgttttactgGCTCcaaaccaactgtgctattttgtgttttttttcacattgtttgtaacttattttgtatataatgttgctgctaccatctcttatgaccaaaaatagcttctggatatcagaacagcaattactcacctcgaactggacaaagatatTTTATTTAATGAGTACGACGCAAAGGATATGCTGCTTCtcggagaccaggcccaaatccctgtcattggcgtgaagaaaagacggaaatacagggggcggattttcggggtgccttgtgagaattagtcggcgagtgggtaacccgcctctaccatccgttctattggccaacgtgcaatcactggagaataaactggatgagactatcctaacaacaagacattaaaaactgtaagaTCTTATGTTTCACtcagttgtggctgaacgacaacatagATAATATACAGTTGCCTGGGTTTTCCGCGcaccggcaggacagaacagctacgtctggtaagacgaggggagGGGGTGTGTATCTATTTGTCCTGAGGTagagtctcgaggtattgctcgcctgaggtagagtacctcatgataagctgtagaccacactatctaccaagataattttcatctatatttttcatagccgtctatttaccaccacaatccGATGCTGGCacaaagaccgcactcaacgcgctgtataaggccataagcaaacaagaaaatgctcctccagaagtggcgctcctagtggccggggactttaatgcaggcaaactctaatctgttttacctcatttctaccagcatgtcacatgtggaaccagagggggaaaaaaaactgtagaccacctttactcaacacacagagaggcatacaaagctctccctcaccctccatttggcaaatctgaccatgattatatcctcctgattcctgcttacaagca
This genomic window contains:
- the LOC121537087 gene encoding leucine-rich repeat, immunoglobulin-like domain and transmembrane domain-containing protein 3; translated protein: MHRLLYAHVFLCCFSVAHSFCPSQCTCDYHGRSDGTGTRSVLCNDPDMSDIPVNVPVDTVKLRVEKTAVRRIPTEAFYYLNDLRYLWITYNSISSVDAAAFYNLKVLHELRLDGNLISTFPWKSLKEMPSLRTLDLHNNRLTDVAVEATPYLVNITYLDISSNKLTTLSSDFVDIWLPFNGMPISSNLSQKVVLGLQDNPWVCDCRISKLIELSKMSDMSVVLMDQFLSCSGPENLAGVMFQRAELDQCLKPSIMMSATKITASLGSNVLLRCDATGYPTPTLIWTTSDGSPVNNTVVQESPGEGVQWSIISLNGISYKDNGEYSCKAKNFAGNAEAAITLSVAGYDAATMPPERPNIEAGGNNPSTTSSAPATGFPNSPSAPSTTTAPPTTTHPAVLPPVLTKKKPTPSSVQQIAPPKPSKIQKDSDRKLAADQRKNKVASKSVQDLEIVEETPDSAVLLWTTNGLQSNAPLTIVYSTYDEDDDSKRTVDTDAGSGKVLLEGLTSGMRYQVCLVAKGSAAGKDPCINFFTLDLVEDDAANKLLMIISGFACAVALPVIGLLVYKILLLHCKSRVPGSDDELSKDTYVKFETISMKQRTLNANPTELWTYRQTKESQEKMLLCSRSSIDSQMTYKSDSSRSEFLC